One Myxococcaceae bacterium JPH2 genomic window, CTACCCGGCCTGGGTGCAGGCGGATGAGCCGCTGACGCCCAGCACGCTGAAGCCCCTGGTCGCCCCGGGCGCGGTGGACCCCGCCAAGGCGGACCTCAACGTGCCCGAGACGCTCAGCCTGCCGGACGGGCGCCCCATCGTCCTCGTGGTGTCCGGGAAGAATCCGTATGCCGTCGCCGGTCAATGCGATTCGGACGACGAGCTGCGGGTCGCGCTGTATGTCGTGACCGGGAAGACGGCGCTGCGGGCGCTCGAGTGGCCGGTTGCCACCTGCGCCCTGGGACGCGCCAGCTCGGTGGTTCTCGAAGATGAAGGCGCGCTGACCATCGGTTACTCGAACGGCGCCACCATGAACTTCGCCTGGAGTGGAGACCACTTCGAGCGGACCGAACTCGGAAAGCGGTAGGACGCAGTGGAAGACACCAAGAGCCTCTACATGATGACCCTCGGCTGCCCGAAGAACCGGGTGGACTCCGAGGTGATGCTGGGCACGCTGAAGAACCGCGGCTACTCGCTGGTGCAGGACCCCGCCGCGGCCCAGGTCATCGTCGTCAACACGTGCGCGTTCATCGGGCCCGCCAAGCAGGAGTCCGTGGACTCCATCCTGGAGATGGCCGAGCTGAAGAAGTCCGGAGCGTGCCAGACGCTCGTCGTGACGGGCTGCCTGTCCCAGCGCTATGGCGCGGAGCTGTCCAAGGAAATGCCCGAGGTGGACCACTTCCTGGGCACCAGCGCCTACGCCCAGATTGGCGACCTGCTCGCCGCCGAGGCCTCGCCCCGGCAGGTCATTCCGGATCCGGACTACATCCACGACGCGAACACGCCGCGCATCAACTCGATGCCGAAGTACACGGCGTACCTCAAGATTTCCGAGGGCTGCGACAACGCCTGCGCCTTCTGCATCATCCCCACGCTGCGCGGCGGACAGCGCTCGCGGCCAGTGGCGGACATCGTCGCCGAGGCGCGGCAGCTCGCGGACAGCGGCGTGCAGGAGCTGAACCTCGTCGCGCAGGACCTCACGGCGTACGGGCATGATCTGCCGGGGAAGCCCAAGCTGCACGAGCTGCTCAAGGAGCTGGTGAAGGTGGACGTGAAGTGGATCCGCCTCCACTACGCCTACCCGCGCGTGTTCCCCGACGAGCTCATCGACGTGATTGCCACCGAGCCGCGCATCGCCAAGTACCTGGACATGCCGGTGCAGCACGCGAGCGACAAGCTGCTGCTGTCCATGAAGCGCGGCCGCAACTCGCAGTTCCTCAAGGAGCTGCTGACGAAGCTGCGCGCGCGCGTGCCGGGCCTGGTGATGCGCACCTCGCTCATCGTGGGCCTGCCGGGCGAGACGGAAGAGGACTTCGAGCTGCTGAAGGAGTTCGTGAAGGAGCAGCGCTTCCAGCGGCTCGGCGTCTTCCAGTACTCGGACGAGGAGAACACGGCCGCGTACGACCTGCCGAACAAGGTGCCGCAGAAGACCATCGAGCGCCGCTGGCGCGAGGTGATGGCCATCCAGAAGCGCATCAACCGCGAGCAGAACAAGCAGCTCATCGGGCAGCGGCTGACGGTGCTCGTCGAGGGCCCCAGCGCGGAGTCCGAGCACCTGCTGGTGGGCCGCCACGAGGGCCAGGCCCCGGAAATCGACGGGCAGGTCTACATCAACGACGGCCTGGCGTACCCGGGCGAGTTCGTCACCGTGGAGGTGACGGAGGCGCACGACTACGACCTGGTGGCGCGCGTGGTGGAGCGCCCGGACCCCAAGCAGCGGGAGCACATCGCCCGTGAGGCGCACCCCGCGCCCGTGCCGGCGAAGGCAATGGTCCGCCCCCCGGAGCCGCGGCCCGAGTAGTCGCGACGACTAGCGTGGATCCTCGGGCTCCAGCTCGCGCTCCTCGACGGGAGGCGGCTGCGGGCCCGAACCTTTTGTGGGCGCCGCCACGCCCTCGCCCAGCGGAGTGGGCTGGCACTCGCACGCCGTGCGGCGGGAGGCCGTCTCGGTGACGAAGGCGCAGGTGGTGGGGCACTCGGGCTGACGGCCCTCCTCCACCAGCGACAGCGCATACCCGCGCGCCGCGCCCAGGGCCGCGTGGCACGCGGGCAGGGACTGCGCCAGCGAGGGCCACGGCAGGCGGTGCTGCGTGTTCGCGCCGCGGCTCGTGGTGGGGAAGCTCAGCCCCACCTGGCAGCCCGTCTCCAGGCGCTTGCCGTCCTCGCCCAGCGGCTCCGCGTACAACCGCACGCCCTCGGGCACGTCGCGGTACACCGCGCCAGAGATGGCCACGCCCTGGTCAGGCTCGCGGCGCACGAAGAAGCCGTAGCAGGCCTCCTCGCTGAACGCGCCGCTCGCATCGGCGCACTGCTGTCGTCCGCCGCCCTCGGGCGCGCGCACGCGCGGACGGCGCAGCACCAGCGCCCCGCCCTGCGCGTCCACCGTCGCCGAGAAGCGGCCCCACACGTCCGGCCCCAGACGACCCAGGCTGCTCTGCGAGGACCAGCGCCCCGCGGCCTCCAGCACCAGCGGGCGCGCGCCCAACCCTTCCGCCACGTCCATCGCATCCACCGCGAAGGTCCGAGGGGGCAGTCCCGCCGCGGTCTCCAGCGGCTGCAGACCCACGCCCATCGCAGGCTCCACCGCGAGGCGCGAGAAGGGCTCGCGAGTCCCCAGCACGAAGGGCCCGGTGAGGCTCGCCTCGCCCTGCGTCACACGCGCCGCGAGCAGGGGCCAGTCGCCCACGGGCTCTCGGCTCAGCTCCAGC contains:
- the rimO gene encoding 30S ribosomal protein S12 methylthiotransferase RimO; translation: MEDTKSLYMMTLGCPKNRVDSEVMLGTLKNRGYSLVQDPAAAQVIVVNTCAFIGPAKQESVDSILEMAELKKSGACQTLVVTGCLSQRYGAELSKEMPEVDHFLGTSAYAQIGDLLAAEASPRQVIPDPDYIHDANTPRINSMPKYTAYLKISEGCDNACAFCIIPTLRGGQRSRPVADIVAEARQLADSGVQELNLVAQDLTAYGHDLPGKPKLHELLKELVKVDVKWIRLHYAYPRVFPDELIDVIATEPRIAKYLDMPVQHASDKLLLSMKRGRNSQFLKELLTKLRARVPGLVMRTSLIVGLPGETEEDFELLKEFVKEQRFQRLGVFQYSDEENTAAYDLPNKVPQKTIERRWREVMAIQKRINREQNKQLIGQRLTVLVEGPSAESEHLLVGRHEGQAPEIDGQVYINDGLAYPGEFVTVEVTEAHDYDLVARVVERPDPKQREHIAREAHPAPVPAKAMVRPPEPRPE